TATAAACATAATCATAGTTTTTAAGAATATCTTGATACCAGTCTTCAGAATCGACCCTTACCGTCCAATTTCCTGTTTTATCAGGATCAGTAGTAAGTGACCATGAAAAGGGTGGGTTGATTGTATTGGGAAGCAAACTGTAGCGTGATTTCCAATATTCAAAACCAACAGTGTCCTGAGCAATGAAATATACGCGTGCATTGTCTAAACCGTGTGTGGCGGTAACTAACGCGTGGTCTTGTTGGGTTCGTACACTGGTTAGCTTGGAGAGGTAAAAACCATAAATTGTTGAGCATACTAGTAAACCAAGAGTGAGAGAAGGAAGTAACCATTTTCGGGATAGTGTAAAGGAATCTCGCATTGAGGCTATGAAAATAAAATAGAGTACAAGCGGGAAAATCAATGTATATGTATAGCGATCAAACGAAGCAAGATTCACTGCTTCATACTCAGTAAAAATGAATACATAAAGGTATAATACACCAACTAAATAAAGTAATGTAAATCCAAGAATTGCGAAACTCAGCTTCTTTAGTGGTTTTTGTTTGATGATTAAAAGAGTTGTTAGACCTAAGACGAGGATGCATAAAAGTGCGGGTACAATTGCCTGTATAAAATTGGCCAGAACCTCGTACTGGTATGTCGGTCCGTTCCCCATTAAGAATTTTCCAATTGCGTCAATACTCGAATTTCCTGGGGCGGCTTCTGTCGCGGGAAGAACTTGCTTGAGATGTATTGACCAGGAGAATTTTGTGAGGATTAAGACCAATCCCATTCCTAGAATTTGTTTGCGCGAAAGGTTGCGCGTGATAATACCGATAAGAAGAGCAATGAGTGCAATGCCGAGTCCCGAATCTTTGGTAATGATAAGCATAAATATTGCCAGACTCAGGTTCAAGGTAAAGGGTGATTCATGTTTGGCATATCCAATGAGTATATAGAGGAAAAGAAGTCCCAGAATCTCATCGACATAAAGTGAGTAATAATAACTTCTAAAGAAATAGACTGGAATCGTGAATAGAAGAATCATCATCACTGCACTTTTGAGATTCAATTTCTTACAGTAACCAAACATAGGCACTAATATGGACCATTTAAATACATTGGTAATGATGAACATGTTTGGTTCCGTGAGTGATCCCGTGATGCGCATGGAGAAATACTGCAATGGTGAAAGCCCGGGAGGGTAGTTTGTAAAATGAATGCGTTCAGGATTGAATGATGACAACTGATTGGTCGTAAACATATTCTTTACGGTTAATCCCCAGTGAGAGAATTCGTCCCATAGTGAAACTGAAACCAAGCGATTCATCAGGATAATACTTGCTGTCCCAATCAAGAAGCAAACAATAGCGGGGTCTTTAAAATCATTAAGGCTCACGTCGTGGCGTATCTTCAAAATAAAAAAACCGAACGATATAAGAAGTAAGAACATAGAGAGATAGTATCCAAATGAGAGCAAATTAAAAATTCCAAACCCATAGTGTAAGAGGATGAGTATCATGTAAGGAATGGCGATGGATGATGCAATGGATCTGTGGGTAAGCTTCGCAATATTAATTGCGGCAATAAACATTAAGCCAATCATTAGCAGGATATTAATCATTGTGCTTACCTTGGAAAACCCAGCGTCTTTGAATTTGATAGCTAATTAAGAATAATACAAGATCAACAAGAATCTTGATGACAAGTACCTTATGTCCCAAGAGTGCGTAGAAAGCAGAAACCAGAGCACCGGAAGTTAAGGATTGTACCACAACCAATATGTAATAACGTCCCATTGCATGTTTCTTATGATCGCCTGCAAAAACTACTTTCTCGTTGATCACAAAATTATATAACGAAGAAATAGCCCGTGAGACAAGCGTCGCAATCATAATTGCATGGGTCGTGTGTGCGAGTAGAAAGTAGCGCACCAATGCGAAAATTCCGATGTCAATTAGAAAGGAAGAGGCAGAGCTAAAGAGAAACTTGAAAAATGCAGAATATACCTTAATGGAATCACGTACAGGTTTAAAGTGGGATTGCTCATTATTTCCATAATAAATTGTTTCGATGGGTACTGAAACAAAGGAAATATTATTTTTAGCGGCTTCCATAAGCATGTTCATCTCAAACTCATAGCGGTCACCTTTAACGTGTAAGAGATCCTTCATGAAATTATAGGGAATCCCTCTTAAACCTGTTTGTGTATCATGCAAGGCAACACCACTGCTTGCTTTAAAAACAGAACTTGTGATCTTGTTGCCAAAACGACTTTTTGGTGGAATATCATCCAAATTGAAATCACGCTCTCCCATAATGAGTGAACTTGGGTTCTCATTTAGAGACGCTGCAACACGGTAAATATCATGAGGTGTATGTTGCCCGTCAGCATCAGCAGTAACGACACCAATAATGTGTGTATCCAAAAGGTAGGAAAATGACGTCTTCAGTGCGGCGCCTTTTCCTTTGTTTTCATTATGCACCAAAAGTTTAATTCCGTGAGTTTTAGGAATTGCTTCAAATATGGGTTGTGTTTCTGGATTGCTCCCATCATTAATCACAACAATTTTCACATGATTTCCAAAATCCGGATGTTGATGTAAATCATCAATAAGTTCAAGTAAAAGTTCTGTTGGGTTGTATGCGGGAAGTACGATTGCAAAATGCTGCATTGAATTACCTCCATTCTTATAGTCGTGAAAAGTCCGTTAACTAAACTTTACCATAGTCATGGGACGAGAATCTTACGATTCTTTCACAAATTCACAGAAAAAATAACGTGCTCCTCAGAAAAGAATGGAAAACACGAGAAATTGTGATTTTCAGTTGTCGTTTGATAATGTTCGGTGAAAAGAAATGGTGTCTAATGAACTCTAGATAACCTTCTTTGTCACTCCATATTTAAAAGTCAATTGGAGAATTGCTTAGAATGTAACGAAAAAAGAACCGCTAAAATGTCGTGTAAATTTGCTATAATGTAAGCAAAGGAGTTTCTCATGGACAAACTAAAAATGTGGTTTCGCATCAAAAACAACCGTATCATTGTTGCAGTTGTTGCACTTGTAGTGATTGTTGGAACTGGGATTGGGTGGATAGTCTTAAGCAAACCTGAACCAATTATTGTATTTAAGGAGCAAATTGTTGTTGAGTATGGAGATAAAATTATCCGGGAAGCAGATGTAATCGCCGAAATACTAGATCGTGAAAAGTCAAATTACGAATCAGTCTCAATTGTAAATCCTGAACTCGTGTTTGATACGAAGAACGCGTTTCGTGTTGACGACGCAGCGATGAAAAAAGCTGGTATGGATGAAAAAGGAATTCAAATGGTCTCGGATATTCTCAAAGAAAGACAAGACATTGGGAAAAAACTCTCAGAATTTAAAGAGTGGCAATCGTTTTCACCATATCAAACAAAGGTGATTACACTCGCTGTTAATGGTAAAGAACGTGAGTACACTCTGGAGTATCTTGTCTTGGACACACAACATCCCATTTTGACTGGGGTGGTGGATTTTGATACAGACTTTAATGACGTTCCTGATTATACGAAGTTGTTTAAAGCATCTGATCCAGTAGATGGAGATCTTGCGGTTGTTGTAAGTGGTGATATCTTCTATGATCAGCCAGGGATCTATAAACTCGTTGCGACGGCAGTTGATAAAAATGGAAATAAACAAGAACAACCATTCACAGTTACAGTTAACGAAGCAAAGAGTGTAGAAACAGAATCTGCTCATTCAGCGGAGAATGAGCAACAAAATGGAACAGAGAGAACATTAGTATTCCGCGATCGAATCATGATTCCCTCACCAGGTCCATTGGGAGTTGGGCGTATCTTAGATCTAGAAGCATCGGGACTCGATGCATCCGAAGTGAGTATCGCATATAAAACACAGTCAAATGAAATAACCTATTTTACGCCTCTTGAGGAAATTACCTTGGATGATTTACTGCATGAGAGTGAAGAACTATGTTATGCACACGCATCAGACCTGTACTATCTGTACAGTGATTATCACATGTCCTACCAATGTAATCTGCTTTCAACCGGAAAGTATGGGCTTACTCTGATTGATGGGGCTGGATCACACTTTGCATTTGTTAAAAATCCCGCAACGGATACTATAATTGCGAACGTAAATGGTGTTAAGACAGAACACATCATTACATACTATCGCCGATTTGTTGGTGGCGTATTTGATCTCAAGGCATATCAAGAAAGCTAAGCCGTTATCCCTCTATAAAACACTTAAATTAGTGGTGAATCGTCAATTCATCACTTTTTATTTGACTAATTAACTGAATTTGAGCGATATGTGAGCAATATGTTAAGTTGTTAGCCTTATTTGATTGTTTCGTGATTTTCCCTTCTGTATAATAGAAGCAGAGATTCTAATCATAGAGGGGAGATTTTATGAAAAGAATAATTAGGCGAGGGCTTGTACTCTCGCTCACTTTAGCGTTACTGTTAACAGAAATGCTTTTTACTGCGGCTCCGGTTATGGCGGATGAAACTGCAGGTATTGATTTAAATGGACTTGTCCAAGAGACAGGGGAACATCGATTGGATGAGAAAACATCAATCTTATCATCCGGGAATACCGTTGGTGTAACCTATCGCTTGGTTCCAAATTTTACGGAAGGCGAAGCCCAAGGAACACGTGTGAAAATCTACTTACCATCATTTACCTATAGTGATGGTAAATATGCGGAAGTTCCGGTTGGAAGTGAACCGACCGCATTGGGGATTCATGGAGAAATTAGTGCGAGTGATGACTGGATTATTCATTCCTCACCGACCAAAGATGGCGGTTGGTTGGAACTGGAGTATCGTGGCAATATTCGTCCAGGATCAAATCCTGCTTTTGAGGTGAAGTTTTCAACGTACTCAGATGGCAGCAATGGTCCTTACGGGTCACTTCCTGAAGGTATCACGTTCAATGCATTTGGTTATGTTTCGTACGCAAGTTTCAACAGTTATCCAGATACGGGTTGGGAGACCGCAAATCAATTTGATCCTGAATCAAAAATCACAATGATTTCTTCTAACTTGAAATGGGAAGCAAACATTAAAGCAGCCGAAGGAGACAATCCTGAACCCATTCCAATGTGGGATCGTTATCAATACATTGATTATACTTACGCAATTGAAAATACATCATCAAACTTGAATTCGATAATTGAGGGGTATACAGTCACCTTTAATGTGGATTCGACGGCGGATACACGCAATGGAATCTTGACCTATGATATTAACCGTTATCGTTACAACAAAGATGCTGAGGCAACACTCAATGAGGATCCTGGTGACACTACAGGCCTTTTCGTAGGGGTTCCTGAAAAAGGTGGCATTCTAATTTACGACATTACGGATTGGAAGGAAGGGGAAAAACTTCCAGACCCGATTCCGTATACCTACTCTGGGGTAGGTGTTATTGAAATAGACCAGAATACAAAAACGAACAATCAAAAAATAACACCAGAGGGTGCTACAGGTGCAAGCAAACGAATTTATCGTATTTCGCTGCCAATGTCGCGACAAGGATTTCCAGATTTACCAACGGACTTTCAAGTCACCGCAATTACGAATGTTATATTTGCGAGTGATGCAAACTGGTCAAAAACATCGAGTACAGTTCGCTCGATTGCAGAGCCTTCTTTCGCTGCAACAATCGATGTTCATGCACCACAAAATGAGATAGTTTTTGGTGAGGAGACAGTTATAACAATTGATAATCTTGTAAGTGGAAGTAATGTTCCGACTTTTGATAGCATGCTTGAGGTTCAGGTCGATGCAGGTTTTCATGCAAACCGTATACATGTAACATATCCGCGTGCACATGCATCAGATGCTGCATGGAAACCAACGCTGGAAACTGCGGTGTTATCTGATAAAGTTACCGGACAAGATCAAATAATGGAGCCATTGACACTGCAACCCATATCGCAAACAATCGTTGGAGACACCGTAGTTGTCGTCTATGATATGAAAGATGTCTATGCGCGTGATGGGTGGAGTGGAACCGTGCGTGTTCCCGTGCAGAAAACAATCGACCCTAAAGCAAACACGGGTGTATCGATGGATTTAGTCGGCCAAACAACCATTATTGGACCAATCACTATAACAGGTATTTTTGAATATGTACAATACTCGGCAAACAATGGTGACTTGGGTGCTCCGACAGAGTATCTACAAACAATTAACCGTGAAACAACGGATACATTAACACAAAATAGTATTTATCCTAAAGAACTGGTGCCTTTGCACCGCATCGTAGTAGGAGAAACTGCAGCAGCGAATCATACATACGCAGTAGATTATGACAGCAGCGCGGACTTAGATATTCAAGCGATGAGTGAAGGCGTTGTCATGGCGTCTGGAACATATACTGCATCATTAAATCCCCAGAATGAAGACATCGCAGTGCATGTCAATTCGCTAACAGTGCAGGCAATACCAACAGCACAATCCATCACGTTCAAAAGTCGTGATGGTAAACAATTCATTCTCAATGAATCCAACCATGACTTCGCTATTGCGAAAGAACTTACGTTGGCGGCGCTGGGTCTCGATGATATTGCGACGATTCGAATTGATTTCAATCAATCATCATTTGAAGATTACACGTCGCTTGTCATCGTGCATGCAACCATCAATAAAGGCGTTCTAGCAAACCATACAATTCCAGCGGTATTCGATGCGTATCAAGGTGTGCCTTTCAACAAGGACCGCAGTAAAAAAGTCGATACAAAGATAAATATTAAACTTCCTCAAGTGCTTTCGTTAACGGCACAAAATACCGCAACTTATGGTTCAAGCAACGGTACTGCCTTCTGGCCATCAAATGCGCAAAATCCCAATCAAGGAAGTCTAAGTGCACCATATGAAGGCATGATAAAAACGGTATACCGTGCAAACACCCAAGGTGTGATTGCACCGACATCGACCTATACCTTAGACTTTCAAAAACCGAGTGGCAAAGGATATTTGACCTTGGACACACTCCGTTTAACGCCAGAATACCTAAACAATGCTGATGTTAAAACGATTGATTTCGTCGACATTGATGGTAAAATTGAACGTATTAATGTCCCAACCAATGATCAAACGATGCAAGAGGGATTTCAAATCACACTCAAGCGCCCGATTCAAAAAGTTACCATCTATGCAGATAATCTCAAATTATCCACACTCACAAACCTGATTGAAACACAGATTCAATCAGATATTGATATGGGAACAACACAAATTGTTAAGGCGGAACTTTCAGGAACCCAACACGCACCGTATCCTGACACAAAGACAGCTTCAACAAGCCATGCATATTCGGTCGCAGCAACACAATCATCTGTCAGCGTACGCGCGGTTCATCAGGTTGAGACAGGATTGGGTGTCAAAAACACGTATACGAATTCTGTCTATCGTTACCTTGGCTATCCTTACTACATTCATGACTACACACTTGATATGGGGTATAAATCCATCGGAGGGTTTGTAACATCCTTAACACGACCAACAAGTGCAAATCAAAGCAATGATCAAGTGTTGAATTTGACCATTGATGTCCCTGAAACACAATTTGATATGTACTATATCAAGATTCAAGACAAAGCACGTGATTATGTCACAACCGTTGATATCTATCGCAAAGAAGGTGACAAGGAAGTGCTCTGGCAGCGTGTTTCCGCAGATGAATGGGTTTCAAATACTCAAGAAGGTGCTGGATTCTGGCGTATTAATGTCGCCCGACCTGAAAATAGTGGCACAGATCTTTTTGCATCCTATACGGATGTTGAAGGCGTAGTCAACCATCCGTATTACAAATCGGCATGGGAACCTGCTCCGGAAAATCCTGTAAGTAAAGTTGTCGTGAACTTTAAATTTGATCGTCAAGATCAAACCACTGCACCACAAATGTCGGGAAGTTCCAATGACCTTGTTGAAACGATGGGACGGTTTTACGCTGTTTCTGAGAAAGAAGCGAAAACTACTACAGTAACAGCTTTGGATACTTTTGGACTCAAAACCGAAACGACACGAACCGCAAACGCAACCATCAAGTCGGCAGTTATGAAACCTTACGCATACACGAAGACAGGTGTTCAAGATAAAGTTACCACAGCAAGTGCGACAGTTCTAATGGGTCAAGAGGGCGTTTATGTTGCGTCGCTTTGGAACAAAGATATTTCCAACGCGTACCAAAGTAACAACCATTGGAACAGTGTATCATCAGAATATGTTGAATGGATTGCTGATAAAGACTATGCATCATTCCATGATGTCATGCTTTATGAGTTTGTATTCCCCAACAATCCCACGACAAATAAAGATTATAATTTTGCGACAACCAGTATGTCAGTCACACCAGTGATGGCAAAAGATGTGTATGATCTCGCAATTTTCAGTGCGGATTCAACAACGCCACTTATTATTTCTGGTGAGACACTGCGTTCAAACGCGATCATCAAATTTGATACAAAGAGCCAAAACCGTGGAGTAACCGTACATGATGACGGCACGCTCACTGTTGCTCTGGGTGAAAATGTTTACCCAACTCGTATTGAAATGAGTGTTAAAGAAATTGTCGGTCATGGTGATGGCAGTGCGGAAATTAAGGGACGTGATGCAAACACAATGGGGATTACCATCAATGACATTGACGTGCGCTTCGCAGGAATTGTTAATGGGAACATGCCATTAATTGGCACAAGCAATGTCTACCGTCTGCCCAGTGGATTTGATCAAAAGAAAACGTTGATGCACACTTCCTCGGCTCAGTTGAGTGGTTACACACCGCGTCTTGGGGCTACCGTTGGACTTAGCAGTCCATCCGGTTCAACCTATGATTACCAAAGTGATGGAATCACACCAACATCAACTCGATTTAATCTTGATGTCTATAACAACAGTGAAGCTGATATTAAAGATGTAAAGCTAACCTTTAAACCCGACAGTGCTTTCCGAATGCAAACTATTCAAATCCCCGCAAGTATCTTTTCAGGAGAACAGTGGGCGGTCAGTGAGGTTGGTGTCGTTCATAATGGTGTTGCAATCGCAATGAATCTCAAGGATATTTTTGTGCTTGAAGGTGATAATTATCGATTGGATACGGCCCAACTCTTCGAAACCTATCCGGATGTCTTTAAAGTGAAGAAAAGCACATCACGATACAGTGATGTTGAAATCATTCAACAATCATTGGACGCAATTTCTGTGACGTTCAGTGCGCAAGAAGGAACCCTTTTATATGGGTCACTGGCGCGGAATGCCGATGCGACACTATCAAATCATTTAATTGTCGAGGGGGCAGAAATCGTTGTTGATGGGAATTGGGTAGATCCGAGTGAGCATGGGAACTGGGATTGGAATTCACGCCCTGCATTTGTGAGTGATACAACCAATGCCTCAACAAACTACACCAAACGCAGTGTAAACAATGTCTCCGCATTCGTAACGCCTGCTCAACCCATTTATGTTAATAACGGGGGTACAAATAACTCACAGACACCAAGTCTCAATTTAAATCATGATTTATACAACCGTATTGCGAACGTGCAGTTATCGGCAACCATGCGTGATGCAAATTTTGATTTTATTCAGACAAACCGTGAATTTAGCGATACAAATTCATTGCAGGCAATTGCATACAACAATGTAGCTGTCGGTGATCAGATCACGATACTTTATGAACTCAAGAATAATGGTAACGCTAATAACCTTCCAGTTTTCAATCCAACACTGTTTGTAAACACACCAAAGGGTCTAAAAATTGCCGACTTTAATGTGGTTACAACTGCGGATGCAGTTCCAATACTTGACAATAATGTGCTGACGACGCGCGAAACAATCACGTCAAACATTGTCAAAGGGGCAAAGGTAGCGCTGGGAAGTGACCTTGGAAGTGAAAAAAATCTTGAAGTGCATTTTGGAGATACCGTTCTCCAACCCAATGAGTCTGTTTATGCATGGGTTACATTCGCTGTAATTAATGATTTTGGTGCAGATGTGTATGCATCGCAAAATCAAACCATGACATGGAATGCATATGCAAAACCAGATACAACACACCACTACTTTTCTTATGATGTGAGCAGTACTTCAAGTGCACTGATTCAAAGTGGTCGGACGGATGTCACGATTGATTATGACAAATATCCGGGTGCAGAGAGTGTCGCCCACCTTTATAACACAGCATACCGTAATGCGAATCCAAATCAATTAAAAATAGTAAACAGTTATGACGTGGAAAACATCTCGGGTCAGGCAATGCGACTTCAAATCAGTGATGTTATCAATGAAGTCAAGCACGATGAAACGACACTGTGGATGGATATTGTTTTAAACACGGATGGATTACGGGGGTTTGTCATGACAAAATTCCCAACAATTACCTATCCCAATATGACTTCGAAACACTATACGCCGACATTGACATATCGTGACAAGACTGGGGTGTGGCAACCTTTGACTGAAGATACACCACTTGAACTCTTAATGTCACTGAACGAGATTCGCGTGTCCTATGGTGTGGTTGGGGCGTATGATGAAAACGGCGAAGTTCAAAAACTTCCCGAGATTTTGTTGCGTGGTGTGGGTCATTGGCAACAAGCAACCACCGCGACACGAAAAGACTATCCAATAAAATCAAGTGCAACATTACATTATCAACATGAACACGATGAAATAAGCGTAGCCTTTAAGCAACTTAAGGAATCCTCGGTAACGACCTACAAAGGACAACCATCAGTAGGTCTCAACATTCAATCCTTTGATACTGAGATTGAAGCAACGGCACCATACAACGGCACCGCAATAGGAAAGACATCGTATCTCCCTCTGGAAACATTTTGGTATAAAATTACAGCTGAAAATATTAAAAATGATCAAGGACTCAAAGGAAATACGGCTTATGGAAAAGGCCCCCTCAATCAACCGATTATCATTGATAAGGTGCCAGAATATGTAACAACATCTTTGGATCCGTATATCGATGGCGAGATTATGAATGTTGAATCAGCCATTGCTGCTGGAGCATTGGATCTGAAATTCTTCACATCAAACACTTCGCGTGACTTTATCTACCCTGAGGTTCATGTGTCAACCGTTCAAGGTCGTGATGTTGGGGGTTCACAAGCATACCATAATACCAATACAAAATCGGGTGATGGATGGTATGCTACAAACAATGAACCACCTAAAAATACTGCTCTCAATCCTGCAAAGGTGATTACGTACCGTGTTTTTACCTATACATTCAAAGATGAAAAAATTGATCGTGGTGAACGCATTGAACTTGCTTACGCGGCAACAGCGCGTGAACACGATCTGCCCACCGCAACATATAAAGATGATGGACGTACGCTTTATGCACCGTATCTTGGAAACTATGGCCCCAACAATCCTGTTGTATCTTCAATTCGAACGACAGCAATGGACATGGCTTCATTGCGCCATGATGTTGGGATTACAGGAGTACGCAATCATGAAGAGGAAAAGACAGAGTTCTTAGCATCTTCATATGCCTATGCACCGGGATCTCTTGTTGCGAAAAACCCAAGTTCAAATCGCACCGTCGTAACCTTCTACGACCAATCCGCAAACAATCAAGTTGTTCATCAAGGGTTCCTCAATGAAGGGGGCTCACAGTCACTTTATACAACCGTTAATGGCACGACAAAAACAGATGTTTATGATTTGATGACACAAGCACGTGTCGAAGATGGTGCCATTAAAACTGAAGAAAGAATCCTTTGGGCTCAAGACAGCGTGCAATTAAGTAAAGGATGGTTATACAGTGCTTCAGAAATGGTTCCCGATACGAAACGTCAAACGCATGGTGTTGATGCTGCCAACTTCTATGAGCACGATGACAGTTTGAATCACTATAACATTGGGTATTTAGGGTACACACCTTACCTGTATGATGACTATACGTATGCCGTGCAATTGCATGAAATGTTTACGATTCGAATGCATGCCATTAATTACGGTGATGCATCGCTAAATGGGGGAATCGAATTCCTCGAAGTTTTACCTGTTGGTATAAGTCCGTATGATGCGAATGGCGAATTGTCGCTTATCGCTACGTTGAATGATAAGAGACTCGATACGAAAAAACTTGATATCACAATCATTCAAACACCACAATCAGCGGACCCTGTTTATACTGCCCCGGAAACAGAAGGGGTGCCGTATGTTGTACGCATTCGTGTTGATGAAAAAGTGGGGCAATGGTGGAACCGCGGTAATCAGGATGAATACCAATTGACGGTTTCAATGAGAGTACGCGTTGAAAAAGAAGTGACACCCAACGCAAGTGGCCTTTCACTTTGGCGTGATACGTTAAGAGTATCCCTCATGAATCCTTCAGAAAATCCAAACTATGAGATCTATGATAGCCGTTATGGTGGTTTTAATCGTAGCTTAAGTTCTTACGATCGCCAAAACCTATACAACGATGCGATGGTACAAGGTATGAATGCACCGGTATCGGCAATTTCAGAAAGTAGTTCAACCAGTTACTACTCATTTGAACCGTATGGATTGTATGTAAGGGGCCTTAACTCCAAAGCCACCACACAGATTGTTGATGGTGAAAAACAAGCAGTAGCACAGGATGTTATTGCGATGCGAAAGCCAACCTTACGCATATGGACACAACCAAAAGTAAAAGGCGTGTTACCGTATGATGATACTTTCGAATCGTTTGTGTTACCATATTATGAAACATTTGAATTACAAGCGACCGTTGAAAATGTGCAACTGGAAGCACACAATGAATATAACCGTAATAACAGTGGATACAGTTCAAATCAAAATGATGACATTTGGCGTAATGCACCGCAAACAATTGGCGGTGCCCGTGGAGCATGGTTTGAACCGGTAGTGACGATGACACTTTCAGAAGGTATTGAACCTGTCGATGAGAATGGACAGGTGATTCCAAGTGGAGGCAGTGGTATTCAATTTAATGCCATGCGCCAAAATAGTGGCATCAATACCGTATCAAGCAGCGAAGACATCACGCGTTATTTTGATGTTACCTATGAATCAATCAATGAAAATGATGGTTCCAAACGTGGTGTCTTGAAATTTACGTCCAACGATGCGCATGGTGCTACAGTTGGATATCTGCAAAACCTTGTCATTACACCGAAAGTAAAAACAGTCGGTGCACCATCATCACAAGGGAGTGCGCCGTTAACGCATTATCAAGACGTCCTAACTGTTGCGACATCAAGACGCGATGTATTCAATCCGGTTGTCTCTTCACAACACACAACAGGATCTGTACCTTCGCAAAGTACGCTTGTAATGAATAACGGCAGTTACTTGCGGGATAATGATCGCAAACGTCGGGACAGTTCCAGTACGTGGGCAGGAGCAACAATTACAAACCCTGGCATGATGCCATTACCGGAACGTATGATTGCGGCAACGCAAAGTTTCGATGCCAAGACGATTGTTAATCTTCAAAAATGGTCACAATTACCTGCATGGAATACAATCCTTAAAGATGTTGTTGGGACAGCAGGGGGAGCATGGGGATCAACATCCCTTAGAACCCGACGCCCAAGTATTCAAAATCAAACAACAGTAGGTACGGATGCAAACGGTGTTGTTCAAGAAACAGCATTGGTTGATCCAGCGGGTAAATTTTGGATCCGCACCACAGTTTCCAATCCAACTGAGCCCCATGTTAATCCGTATGTACAATTGCAACAAT
The window above is part of the Erysipelothrix sp. HDW6C genome. Proteins encoded here:
- a CDS encoding bifunctional glycosyltransferase family 2/GtrA family protein; this encodes MQHFAIVLPAYNPTELLLELIDDLHQHPDFGNHVKIVVINDGSNPETQPIFEAIPKTHGIKLLVHNENKGKGAALKTSFSYLLDTHIIGVVTADADGQHTPHDIYRVAASLNENPSSLIMGERDFNLDDIPPKSRFGNKITSSVFKASSGVALHDTQTGLRGIPYNFMKDLLHVKGDRYEFEMNMLMEAAKNNISFVSVPIETIYYGNNEQSHFKPVRDSIKVYSAFFKFLFSSASSFLIDIGIFALVRYFLLAHTTHAIMIATLVSRAISSLYNFVINEKVVFAGDHKKHAMGRYYILVVVQSLTSGALVSAFYALLGHKVLVIKILVDLVLFLISYQIQRRWVFQGKHND
- a CDS encoding DUF5011 domain-containing protein, whose product is MDKLKMWFRIKNNRIIVAVVALVVIVGTGIGWIVLSKPEPIIVFKEQIVVEYGDKIIREADVIAEILDREKSNYESVSIVNPELVFDTKNAFRVDDAAMKKAGMDEKGIQMVSDILKERQDIGKKLSEFKEWQSFSPYQTKVITLAVNGKEREYTLEYLVLDTQHPILTGVVDFDTDFNDVPDYTKLFKASDPVDGDLAVVVSGDIFYDQPGIYKLVATAVDKNGNKQEQPFTVTVNEAKSVETESAHSAENEQQNGTERTLVFRDRIMIPSPGPLGVGRILDLEASGLDASEVSIAYKTQSNEITYFTPLEEITLDDLLHESEELCYAHASDLYYLYSDYHMSYQCNLLSTGKYGLTLIDGAGSHFAFVKNPATDTIIANVNGVKTEHIITYYRRFVGGVFDLKAYQES